One stretch of Heterodontus francisci isolate sHetFra1 unplaced genomic scaffold, sHetFra1.hap1 HAP1_SCAFFOLD_97, whole genome shotgun sequence DNA includes these proteins:
- the LOC137360211 gene encoding probable G-protein coupled receptor 139, whose amino-acid sequence MGYPVMYQIERIYYPVLAAIGVPVNLVAIVVLSRGKCGLSKCITVYLVGMAVSDLLVVITDPILSWIVLIYIQDSFLRITPVCTIIIVLLSAATVVSVWLTVAFSFDRFVAICCEKLKTKYCTKKTAAVVVGTVSALGCLESLTWYFIYKPKYIIDNVPMGCTIKPSFFTSPLWAAFELFHYILTPCVPVFLIFLLNVLTVRRILFSSKVRKGFRGHSNGENHKDPEMDNRRKSIILLISISGSFILLWVSRIVYITYRRMTHIRYFYSDTDPVFITDHTSKMLQLLSSCTNTCIYAVTQTKFRQELKKAVKYPLNLNVKFVKSEKELKGVKHWN is encoded by the exons atgggatatccagtaatgtatcagatagaacgcatttattatcctgtacttgcagcaattggagttcctg ttaacttggtggcgattgtggtcttgtcccgaggaaagtgcggactctccaaatgtatcactgtctacctggtgggaatggcagtgtctgatctcctggtcgttatcactgatcccatattgagttggattgttttaatttatatccaggattcattcctgagaattaccccCGTGTGTACTatcattatcgttctgctttctgcagccactgttgtttctgtctggctcacagtcgctttcagctttgatcgatttgtggccatttgttgtgagaagctaaaaacaaaatattgcaccaagaaaacagcggctgtggttgtaggaacagtgagtgctctgggctgtttagagtctctcaccTGGTACTTTATCTATAAACCaaagtacattattgataatgttcccatgggttgtaccATTAAGcccagcttctttacttcccccctatgggccgcatttgaattgtttcactacattttaactccttgtgtcccggtctttctgatttttctgctcaatgttctgacggtcagacgtattttattctccagtaaagtccgcaagggattccggggccacagtaatggagagaatcacaaagacccagagatggataatcggagaaaatcaattattttactcatcagtatatccggcagttttatactgttgtgggtgagCCGGATTGTGTATATCACTTATAGGCGAATGACACATATTCGGTATTTTTACTCCGACACTGACCCTGTCTTTataacagatcacacatcaaagatgctgcagcttctcagttcctgcaccaacacatgtatttatgctgtgacccagactaaattccgacaggagctgaagaaggcggtgaaataccctctcaatctcaatgttaaattcgtgaaatcagagaaagaactgaagggtgtcaaacactggaactaa